GTGCTGCAGCAGTTCGTACGGAATTAAAAGGCAACTGGTCGGCATTTATGGGTACTATCAATGTAACAGCCAGCTCTGCCGGAGGCGATTTCAGAATCAACAACACCAACGGGTATGCCAATGCAGCACTTAATCTGGGGGCAAAAATAAATGCCTATCACACTACAACGGGCACAACCGTTGCTGTAGGTGAAGTATCTGGAGTAGCTGGTTCTACCCTGAGCGGAGCAAACTGGACAATCGGAGCCAAAAATACTGACGCAACATTTGCCGGAAAAATTAAAGGAAACTCGGTGACAAAAGCAGGTACCGGAACCTGGACACTTACCGATACTGTGAGTTATGCCAGTGCAACCTCCATCAACGGGGGTAAGATAATGTTGCTCTCACCCGGATACATTAGTGGTCCTGTAATTGTTAATAACAGCGGCACATTGGGAGGAACTGGTAAGGTGAACGGGACAGTTACAGTCGCTTCAGGAGGAACGATTGCCCCGGGTACTGCATCCATCGGAACATTAAGGATGGGTGGTGCACTTATTCTTAATTCGGGTAGTTCGACAACCATTAAAATCAATCGGACATCTTACACACAGGATTCGATTAGAGTTACCGGAGCGGTAAAATTAGCCGGAACGATCAACCTGCAATTGCTGAATGGAGCCTTTGCCGCAGGAGATGCATTTAAAGTTATAAATGCAGGTTCATACAGCGGAACATTTTCGGGCATTAATCCGGCAATTCCCGGTATAGGATTGAACTGGGATTTGAGTACTGTAGCGATTGACGGTACTATCCGGGTATCGGCATCTACAGGGGTTAACAACGTGAAGAACTTGGATATTAATCTCTATCCTAACCCCACAAGCTCAAGGCTGAATGTCATTTTACCACATAACACTGAGTCCCGGATTGAAATATATTCTATCGGAGGTGTACGACTGATGAATATTCAAACAAACAGTTCTCAAGACATTGATGTAAGCGCCCTTTCACCGGGAGTATATACAATAAGAATTGTTTCAGATGCCTTCTTTGGCATCAGGCATTTTATCAAACAGTAATACCTGTTTAATCTTTCAATGAGAGCCCTGAAAGTTATTAATTTGACTTTTGGGGCTCTGTTTTTCATTAAGCTCTATCTACACACTTTAAGCACCTAAAAGGACTAAGAATATCACCCTTCAACAACTGCACTTTATGATGAGATACATAAAAGACAAAAGCCGCTCCGGAGCAATTTCCGAAGCGGCTTTCTTTGTGGTATATCCCACAATAATTATTTTTTGAATAAGCGGTTGTAAAGACCTTCAAATACCTGTCCGTGACGGGCTTCATCTTTACACATTTCATGAACAGTGTCGTGGATAGCATCCAGACCCAATTCTTTTGCACGGGTAGCAATGCGTTTTTTATCGGCACATGCACCTGATTCTGCATCAATACGAGCTTTCAGGTTAGTTTTGGTATCCCATACCACTTCACCCAATAATTCTGCAAATTTTGCAGCGTGCTCAGCTTCTTCAAAAGCAATTCTTTTGTATGCTTCAGCTACCTCAGGATAACCTTCACGGTCTGCCTGACGGCTCATAGCCAAATACATTCCCACTTCAGTACATTCTCCGGCAAAGTGTGCTTTCAATCCAGCCAACACCTCTTCGTCCACACCTTTAGCAACACCGATTCTGTGTTCGTCAGCCCATGTCAAAGCGCCTTCTGTTTCAACCTGCTCTACGAATTTGCTCGATTTTGCTTTACAAAGCGGACACTGCTCAGGCGCAGTATCACCAGTGTGGATATATCCACAAACTGTACAAATAAATTTTTTCATTGTCGTTGCGTGTTAACGGTTAATTAGTTAATAGATTTATTTTGCATGAGGCTTCCCTCATGATTACATTTATCGCATAAGCCTTTATAAAAAGCACTTATTTCCGTAATAACAAATCCCTCCAGATGTTTAGGGTCTACCATATTCACCTGGTCAACAGGTAAATCAATGATTTCACCACAACTTTTGCATCTGAAATGAGCATGGATCGAAGTATCCCCGTCATAACGAATATTTTTTTCATCAATTTCGAGACTCAAAGCTGCTCCCTGCTGTGCAAATAATTTCAAGGTATTGTAAACCGTCGTTTTAGATAAAGTCGGGATAGACTCACATAACGCCTGATAAATTTCATCGGCAGAAGGGTGCGTACGGTTTTTCAACAAATAATCCATAATGGCAATACGCTGAAGTGACGGTTTAATTCCCCGTTCAATCAAATAGTTTTTTGTGGTGTTTGTCATAACATGAAATTATTACACTATTGTTTCCTCTACAAATCTATATCATTAGAATCTTTCAAAATAAAAAGCCACATTCGATTTAACAAAAATTGCGGGGTTATTTTGAACGATTCAAGATTACCCCGCAACACAATATATGCTTTCTCTATAACCACTTCTTCTTCCTGAAATAAATCAGGATCAAAATACACGCCGTTATCATCAAAACGATAGAAAACGGGTATCCCCAGGCTTGTTCCAACTCAGGCATGTGTTTAAAGTTCATGCCGTAAATACTGGCAATCAATGTTGGCGGCATAAAAATCACCGACACGACGGTGAAGATCTTGATAATTTTATTCTGTTGGATATTCACCAAACCGAGAAAAGTATCCTGCATATAATCCAGTCGCTCAAAACCGAACTTGGTATGCTCGATCAAGGAGTTAATATCCTTAATTACAATCGAAAGCCTGGGCTTTAGTTCATTTGGAAAGAGCGCACTCTTCAGCATATTGGATACTACACGCTGTTTGTCAATGATATTTTCCCGAATAGACATAGTCTTATCCAGCATATTTTTTATCTGCATCAGGATATCTTCATCAACATCGTTGATAGACTTGCTTAATATAGAAATTTCACCTGTCAGCTCTTCGATAATGTCAGCATCCCGCTCCACCCGGGTTTCCAATAAGGCAACGAATATATGATATCCGGTCGGATAGTTTACCGGATTGGCAAAAATACGCTTCACAGTCTCATTAAAGGAGCGCAATTCACAACTACGCACAGAAACCAGAATGTTATTTTTCAGGATAAATGAGACCGGCTCCTTTTCAAAGTTTTCCAGCAGGAAATTGGAGTTAGCCACCAATGTATCCGGAGTCTCAATATAGCGCGAACTGATCTCAATCTCTTCGATCTCTTCCTCTTCCTGGATATATATTTTGAGAAAATCCTCCAGTTCTTCCTCAACGGCCTCCGTTACATCATTCAGGTCAATCCATACAAATTGCGACATGGGTATTTTTTTCAGGATCCCCATATTCCGGCTTATTTTTATGCGGCCTTCATCATGATAAAATAGCTTTATTTCTGCCATAATGCGGAATATTTACAGATAACAATAGCACAATGTGCGTTCAATTAGAATTCTTGAGCTGATCATTGATGAATAACAATGACTCTTTAATCATTTAAAATATGGATGGTATGGCAAGCTACAAGCGCTGCGGTTTCAGTTCGTAGGCGACTGGAACTAAGCGAAACCGGCAGAAATCCGTTCTGTTTGGCCAATGCAACCTCCTCTTCACTAAAATCGCCTTCCGGTCCGATCAGGATTAATACATTCTCCCCTTTCTTATATTGTGAGGTCAATGATTTTTTATCCGAATCATCGTAGCAATGAGCGATAAACTTCTGTCCATCAAAAGGCATTTTCACAAAATCAGAAAAGGAAACAAGTCCATCCAATACCGGAAGTGTGGCTTTCAACGATTGTTTCATGGCTGAAACGAGAATCTTCTGAATACGATCATTCTTCACCTCTTTACGTTCGGAGTAACGACAGCGAAGCAAGGTCAATGCATCAAGCCCAATCTCGGTTGCCTTTTCGGCAAACCACTCTGTACGATCAATATTTTTGGTTGGAGCAACAGCTATATGTACGGAAAAATCGCGGTGATGAGATGCAGGAATTTCTTCCAGGATTTCAACAGCACAACGCTTGGGATGCGCCCTCACTATCCTGGCCCTGAAGAGAGAACCTTTGCCATCGGTCAATACCACCTCCTCCCCTTCGGGCAAACGCAGCACTTTTGCGCAGTGCAGCGATTCATCTTCCGGCATTTCCAGAGCGGTCTTTATGTCCGGTGTATAGAAAACATGCATAATTAATTCGGTCTGTTAAGCATAAGAAGATTAAATGTTTTCGCCTCGTTTTTTTAGCTCATCCCTGATTTTGGAAGCATATTCGTAATTTTCATCATCAATGGCTTCCTGAAGTCTTTTATTCAGTTCATCCGTGCTCAGGCTCTGAAACTGTTGAATCGCTGTTGTTTCATCTTCTTCCTCTTCGGTAGGCTCATTGCTATCTTCCCGTCCTTCGATGATGACTCCGGCTTCCTGCAAAATCAGTTCAGTGGTATATATCGGACATCCCACACGCAAAGCGACGGCAATAGCATCCGATGTTCTGGAATCTATCTTAACCTGACGTTCTCCATTGTCAAAAAGCATTTCCGCATAAAACACACCGGCTACCATCTTATAGATATAGACTTCCAGCAGACGAATTCCGAATGCCTGGCTAAAGGTCTGGAAAAGATCATGCGTCAAAGGACGGCGTGGTGTAATATGTTCCAGTTGAATAACAATAGACTGGGCTTCGGGGGTACCGACAATGATGGGTATTTTGCGGGGACCATCTATTTCGCCGAGAATTAAAGCATAAGCACCGGTCTCGACCTGGCTGATGGTGATTCCATATACTTTGAGTGGTATGCGTTTCTCCATAATATATCCTTGTTTGACTTATAGAAAAC
The nucleotide sequence above comes from Parabacteroides sp. FAFU027. Encoded proteins:
- a CDS encoding NADH peroxidase; this translates as MKKFICTVCGYIHTGDTAPEQCPLCKAKSSKFVEQVETEGALTWADEHRIGVAKGVDEEVLAGLKAHFAGECTEVGMYLAMSRQADREGYPEVAEAYKRIAFEEAEHAAKFAELLGEVVWDTKTNLKARIDAESGACADKKRIATRAKELGLDAIHDTVHEMCKDEARHGQVFEGLYNRLFKK
- a CDS encoding Fur family transcriptional regulator, whose amino-acid sequence is MTNTTKNYLIERGIKPSLQRIAIMDYLLKNRTHPSADEIYQALCESIPTLSKTTVYNTLKLFAQQGAALSLEIDEKNIRYDGDTSIHAHFRCKSCGEIIDLPVDQVNMVDPKHLEGFVITEISAFYKGLCDKCNHEGSLMQNKSIN
- the corA gene encoding magnesium/cobalt transporter CorA; translation: MAEIKLFYHDEGRIKISRNMGILKKIPMSQFVWIDLNDVTEAVEEELEDFLKIYIQEEEEIEEIEISSRYIETPDTLVANSNFLLENFEKEPVSFILKNNILVSVRSCELRSFNETVKRIFANPVNYPTGYHIFVALLETRVERDADIIEELTGEISILSKSINDVDEDILMQIKNMLDKTMSIRENIIDKQRVVSNMLKSALFPNELKPRLSIVIKDINSLIEHTKFGFERLDYMQDTFLGLVNIQQNKIIKIFTVVSVIFMPPTLIASIYGMNFKHMPELEQAWGYPFSIVLMITACILILIYFRKKKWL
- a CDS encoding 16S rRNA (uracil(1498)-N(3))-methyltransferase — protein: MHVFYTPDIKTALEMPEDESLHCAKVLRLPEGEEVVLTDGKGSLFRARIVRAHPKRCAVEILEEIPASHHRDFSVHIAVAPTKNIDRTEWFAEKATEIGLDALTLLRCRYSERKEVKNDRIQKILVSAMKQSLKATLPVLDGLVSFSDFVKMPFDGQKFIAHCYDDSDKKSLTSQYKKGENVLILIGPEGDFSEEEVALAKQNGFLPVSLSSSRLRTETAALVACHTIHILND
- a CDS encoding bifunctional nuclease family protein, whose translation is MEKRIPLKVYGITISQVETGAYALILGEIDGPRKIPIIVGTPEAQSIVIQLEHITPRRPLTHDLFQTFSQAFGIRLLEVYIYKMVAGVFYAEMLFDNGERQVKIDSRTSDAIAVALRVGCPIYTTELILQEAGVIIEGREDSNEPTEEEEDETTAIQQFQSLSTDELNKRLQEAIDDENYEYASKIRDELKKRGENI